ATCGGCAGCATCCACTGCGGCACCAACGTGATCCGCGAAGTACCGGACGAGATGTTCTGGGCGTAGTTCCTCATGTTTAGCGGTGCGACGTCGTCACGCCGCTAAACAGTGTCAACAACGACGCCGGAACACCGGTTTCACCGGGCGACCTTCGAGGTACTTCTCGACGCCTTCGTCGAGCGCTTTGCGGTAGACCTCGCAGGCGGCATGGGCGGCGGTTGCGGTGGCGTCGATGACTTCATCGTCGCCGTGGTCGGTGTTGACGACGAGGCTCGGGGCGAGGACGCCGTGCTTGAGCAGTTCCTGAATGAACAGCGTGCGGAAGGGTTGATTGCCGCCTTCTCCGTCGGGGCCGCGGGTGACGAACACGGCGTTGGCGGGGTGGCCGGCCGAGTGGACGAAGTCGCCGGTCCCGGCAGCACGGCTCGCGGTGTCGAAGGCCTGGCACAAACGCGCGCCGATCTGCGTTAGTTCGCCAGGGATGTCGCGCTGCTGGTAAATCTCGGCCACGGCGATGAACGCGGCCAGCCCGTGCGACTCGGCCCCGTGCGTCGTGGAAAGCAGGAACGCCCGGTCTTCTTCGTGGTCGAGCCCGCCGGCGGCCATGTACTTCCGCTTGCCGCACAAGGCCGAGACGGAGAAGCCGTTGGCCACCGCCTTGCCGAACGTGCTCAGGTCCGGATCGATGTCGTGCAACTGCTGCGCCCCGGCGTTGGCCAACCGGAAGCCGGCGATCGTCTCGTCGAGAATGAACAGCGACTCGTTGGCGTGGGCGAGATCGCGGAGCTTGTGCAAAAAGTCATCTTCCGGCACCGCGCCGCGCTGGCCCTCGAGCATCACCGCGGCGATCTCGTGACCGACCTTGGCAAAGATCTTCTCGCAGCTCTCGATATCGTTGAACGGAAACCGCACCGTCTCGCGATGCACCGCCTTGGGAATCCCCGCGTCCATCGGCGTCGTCGCGATGAACCAGTCGTCGACGCTGTAGAACGGATCATCACGGCAAATGGCGATGCGTGGCCGGCCGGTGTGATGACGGGCGAGCTTCACGGCGGCGGTCGTGCAGTCGCTGCCGTGCTTGGCGAACTTGACCATCTCGGCATTGGGGACCAGCTCGAGCATCTTCTCGGCCGCCTGGAGTTCGAGCACCGACGGGCGGGCGAAGTTGGTTCCGTCGCGCATGGCGGCATACGCCGCGTCGCAGATCGCCGGGACGCCGTGACCGAGCGTGATGCTCCGCAGGCCGCTGCCGTATTCGATGTAGGTGTTGCCGTCGATGTCAGTCACGCGGCAGCCGTGTCCCCGGCGGATCACCGGCGGGAGAAACTCGGGGAACTGATCGTCGCCTTTGGCATACGTGTGCGCCCCGCCGGGGATGACGGCGTGAGCACGCTGCTGATGGGCGATGGATTTCGAACAGTCCAAGGGCACGATGAAGGTTGTATCGGATCGGGCATGTTCACTTAAGCGAACATGCCGAGGGAATGTTGGAGAACGGACGGCTCGCCGTCCGATAAACTGGAACGTGTCGGAACTCCTCGACCAAAACGAGATCGACGCCCTGCTCTCGGCGGTCGGCGATGATGCGCCGCCCGAAGACAGCGCGACCGGCACCGCAACGACGCCAACGGTTTTCTCCCAACGTGGCGCGTCCCACGTCGATGTCTCGCTCTACGACTTCAAACGCCCCGAACGCGTCTCCAAGGACCAGATGCGGGCTCTGGAAGCGCTCCACGAAGGCTTCGGCCGAAACCTCGGGGCCGCTCTCTCCGGCTACCTCCGCACGATCATCGAAGTCTCCGTCGCGTCCATCGAACAGCTGACCTATTCCGAGTTCATCTACTCGCTACCGAACCCGACCTGCTTCAACCTACTCACCTGCGACGCGCTCGACGGGCAGGTTTGTCTGGAAATCAGCCCGCTTATCATCTATCCGATCATCGACCGACTGCTCGGCGGTTCGAACCATGAGCTGTTCATCCCCCAGCGCCCCCTCACGCAGATCGAACAACGCCTGGTCTCGCGCATCACCGACCGGGCCACGCACCACCTCTCCGAAGCGTGGAGCAACCTGACCGACGTGCGGTTCGCCGCCAGCGACTTCGAGAGCAACCCACAGCTGGTGCAGATCGTGCCGCCGAGCGAGACGGTGGTGGTGATCGGCTTCGAACTGAAGATGGGCAACCGGGCCGGGACGATGAGCTTGTGCGTGCCGTACACGGTGATGGAGCCGGTGATCCCGCTGCTGACGCGTCAGACGAACTTCACCTACGCCAAGAAAGGTCGCCGTGAGGACCTAACCCCGCGCGTCCGCCGCAACGTCGACAACGCTCCGGTGGAACTCACCGCGGTGCTGGCCAACACGACCATGAAACTCGGCGACCTGCTGAGTCTTTCCCCCGGCGACGTCATCACCACCGGCAAGCCGAGCAGCACCACGCTCTCGCTCCAGGTCGAAGGCAAGACCAAGTTCCGCGGCGAGGTCGGCCAACACCGCGGCAACAAAGCGTTCCGCGTTACCGAAGCTCTCCCGATCGACGAGGACGAGGGATCAGGCCGGGCACTCGCGCTCGGCAGCGAAGCGGAGTGAGGGGGAGTGAAGGGGAACAGGCGCTAGGAGTCAGGCGCTAGGAGTCAGGCGCTAGGGCCTGCCCACGGCACCGCAAGCGAGCCCTAGCACCTAACCCCTAGCGCCCAGCGCCTGCCCGGAAGTCACTCGATTCACCCGGTACCGCCGCCCCCGCCGATGCATACTCCGTGGCCACTTACCTCCAACGCTCTGCAACACCGTGGCACGCGTTGCTTTTCGTGCTGCCGATGATGCTGATCTATGAAATCGGCACTGGCGGGTTCGACGTGCCGGTCACGACGACATCGGTACGGGTGCTGGCGACGGACGATCTCGCACAAGCGTTCGGGTTCTTCGGGGCGACGGGCCGACTCATGCCGCCGGCGGCAGTGATCGTGCTGCTGCTCGCGATGCAT
Above is a window of Planctomycetota bacterium DNA encoding:
- a CDS encoding glutamate-1-semialdehyde 2,1-aminomutase, producing MPLDCSKSIAHQQRAHAVIPGGAHTYAKGDDQFPEFLPPVIRRGHGCRVTDIDGNTYIEYGSGLRSITLGHGVPAICDAAYAAMRDGTNFARPSVLELQAAEKMLELVPNAEMVKFAKHGSDCTTAAVKLARHHTGRPRIAICRDDPFYSVDDWFIATTPMDAGIPKAVHRETVRFPFNDIESCEKIFAKVGHEIAAVMLEGQRGAVPEDDFLHKLRDLAHANESLFILDETIAGFRLANAGAQQLHDIDPDLSTFGKAVANGFSVSALCGKRKYMAAGGLDHEEDRAFLLSTTHGAESHGLAAFIAVAEIYQQRDIPGELTQIGARLCQAFDTASRAAGTGDFVHSAGHPANAVFVTRGPDGEGGNQPFRTLFIQELLKHGVLAPSLVVNTDHGDDEVIDATATAAHAACEVYRKALDEGVEKYLEGRPVKPVFRRRC
- the fliM gene encoding flagellar motor switch protein FliM encodes the protein MSELLDQNEIDALLSAVGDDAPPEDSATGTATTPTVFSQRGASHVDVSLYDFKRPERVSKDQMRALEALHEGFGRNLGAALSGYLRTIIEVSVASIEQLTYSEFIYSLPNPTCFNLLTCDALDGQVCLEISPLIIYPIIDRLLGGSNHELFIPQRPLTQIEQRLVSRITDRATHHLSEAWSNLTDVRFAASDFESNPQLVQIVPPSETVVVIGFELKMGNRAGTMSLCVPYTVMEPVIPLLTRQTNFTYAKKGRREDLTPRVRRNVDNAPVELTAVLANTTMKLGDLLSLSPGDVITTGKPSSTTLSLQVEGKTKFRGEVGQHRGNKAFRVTEALPIDEDEGSGRALALGSEAE